A part of Melittangium boletus DSM 14713 genomic DNA contains:
- a CDS encoding BMP family lipoprotein — MRLPVLGLVLALSSLSACKSRKEESPAAPAPSPAVAKEQEDSAARPPRVGIVLSLGGRGDQSFNDSALRGLEEWASGVKYVGDAYRPLSPEERQASLQGSLGEDLARRGSPMEALGVTPLVIQSRVAEDYEPNLQLLADQGVPLSLTVGFLMENAVETAAKRNPSMNYLLVDSPLLTPQGKPYTLPNVRTVVFREEEGCFLVGALAGLVTKTGKVGFVGGMEIPLVKRYEAGFRAGLAATHPKATFMASYTGGFTHFALGKQVGQDLLAKDADVIFAAAGVDGLGAIQAVKEARDEGKTVYVIGVDSDPSHLAPKAVLSAVVKRVDLVVYEAVRDQLAGTFQGGDQNLGLKEGGITYAPVRLDFPGKDEALRALQAFKAKIISGEIRVPTHPDQLPAAP, encoded by the coding sequence ATGCGCCTGCCCGTCCTCGGTCTTGTTCTCGCCCTCTCTTCACTGTCGGCCTGCAAGAGCCGCAAGGAAGAGTCCCCCGCGGCACCCGCTCCGTCCCCGGCCGTCGCGAAGGAGCAGGAGGACTCCGCGGCCCGGCCCCCCCGGGTGGGCATCGTCCTGAGCCTGGGGGGACGCGGGGATCAGTCCTTCAATGATTCCGCCCTGCGCGGGCTGGAGGAGTGGGCCTCGGGCGTGAAGTACGTGGGAGACGCCTACCGGCCGCTGTCACCCGAGGAGCGCCAGGCATCGCTCCAGGGCTCGCTCGGAGAGGACCTGGCCCGGCGCGGCAGCCCCATGGAGGCGCTCGGCGTCACGCCACTCGTCATCCAGAGCCGCGTGGCCGAGGACTACGAGCCCAACCTGCAACTGCTCGCGGACCAGGGCGTGCCGTTGTCGCTGACGGTGGGCTTCCTGATGGAGAACGCCGTGGAGACGGCCGCGAAGCGCAACCCCTCCATGAACTACCTGCTGGTGGACAGCCCCCTGCTCACCCCCCAGGGAAAGCCCTACACCCTGCCGAATGTGCGCACCGTCGTCTTCCGCGAGGAAGAGGGCTGCTTTCTCGTGGGCGCGCTGGCGGGGCTCGTGACGAAGACGGGCAAGGTGGGCTTCGTGGGCGGCATGGAGATTCCCCTCGTCAAGCGCTACGAGGCCGGCTTCCGCGCGGGCCTGGCCGCCACCCACCCCAAGGCCACCTTCATGGCCAGCTACACCGGAGGCTTCACCCACTTCGCCCTGGGCAAGCAGGTGGGACAGGATCTGCTGGCCAAGGACGCGGACGTCATCTTCGCCGCCGCGGGCGTGGACGGCCTGGGCGCCATCCAGGCGGTGAAGGAGGCGCGTGACGAGGGCAAGACCGTCTACGTCATTGGCGTGGACTCGGATCCCTCGCACCTGGCGCCCAAGGCGGTGCTGTCCGCGGTGGTCAAGCGCGTGGACCTGGTGGTGTACGAGGCCGTGAGGGATCAACTGGCGGGCACCTTCCAGGGCGGCGACCAGAACCTGGGCCTGAAGGAGGGGGGCATCACCTACGCCCCCGTGCGGCTGGACTTCCCCGGCAAGGACGAGGCGCTGCGCGCCCTCCAGGCGTTCAAGGCGAAGATCATCTCCGGAGAGATTCGCGTGCCCACGCATCCGGATCAGCTTCCCGCCGCTCCGTGA
- a CDS encoding 2-oxoglutarate and iron-dependent oxygenase domain-containing protein has product MAETSMNIPTVDLGDLSSDDPSRVERGAAAIREAFGVFGLAYVKNHGVDAAALERFYDAFGQFISWPTEAKKPYGRADLWYQRGWTPPNTEVAVAGNGQPDFKECYFAAPYPPDESSALEFPSLYPENLWPPDAPPYFQEGLMTLGRALHEAGLALLRGAAMALGLPDAAFTGFCERGPHVTRALQYLPLKPSQVNTGILWGEEHTDFNLLTLLPGGRFLDPNARPASKPDEQSGLYLRTRATPEEPKGRMVRGTAPAGCIVAQVGQQLEILTGGTFLATPHVITAPGVPGWQRQSAAHFMHVHTSTVLFPLTRFRTPEAIQNYAPPVLAGTYDIKTLVDIGLAPPSALDQLGYRHYDRLNRMRTDGTGT; this is encoded by the coding sequence ATGGCGGAGACCTCGATGAACATTCCCACTGTCGACCTCGGTGACCTCTCCTCGGATGATCCCTCGCGCGTCGAGCGCGGCGCGGCGGCGATCCGGGAGGCGTTCGGCGTCTTCGGGCTCGCCTACGTGAAGAACCACGGGGTCGACGCCGCGGCGCTCGAGCGCTTCTACGATGCCTTCGGCCAGTTCATCTCCTGGCCCACCGAGGCCAAGAAGCCCTATGGCCGCGCGGACCTCTGGTACCAGCGGGGCTGGACGCCCCCCAACACCGAGGTGGCGGTCGCGGGCAACGGTCAGCCGGACTTCAAGGAGTGCTACTTCGCCGCGCCCTACCCGCCCGATGAGAGCTCCGCGCTCGAGTTCCCGAGCCTCTACCCGGAGAACCTCTGGCCGCCGGACGCGCCGCCGTACTTCCAGGAAGGACTGATGACACTGGGCCGAGCGCTCCACGAGGCGGGGCTCGCGCTGCTGCGCGGTGCCGCCATGGCGCTCGGATTGCCTGACGCGGCGTTCACCGGCTTCTGCGAACGGGGTCCCCACGTCACGCGCGCGCTGCAATACCTGCCCCTCAAACCCTCCCAGGTGAACACGGGCATCCTCTGGGGCGAGGAGCACACGGACTTCAACCTGCTCACGCTCCTGCCCGGAGGCCGCTTCCTGGATCCGAACGCGCGGCCCGCGTCCAAGCCGGATGAGCAGAGCGGGCTGTACCTGCGCACCCGCGCCACCCCCGAGGAGCCCAAGGGGCGCATGGTGCGAGGAACGGCTCCCGCCGGGTGCATCGTCGCGCAGGTGGGCCAGCAGTTGGAGATCCTCACCGGCGGCACGTTCCTCGCCACCCCGCACGTCATCACCGCGCCGGGCGTGCCGGGCTGGCAGCGGCAGTCCGCCGCCCACTTCATGCACGTGCACACGAGCACCGTGCTCTTCCCCCTCACGAGGTTCCGCACCCCGGAGGCCATCCAGAACTACGCCCCCCCGGTGCTCGCGGGCACGTACGACATCAAGACCCTGGTGGACATCGGTCTGGCGCCCCCGAGCGCGTTGGATCAACTCGGCTACCGCCACTACGACCGGCTCAACCGCATGCGCACCGACGGCACCGGTACCTAG
- a CDS encoding pentapeptide repeat-containing protein: MSTLPMDPEQAARLARRLEHEDTFEHETFADLELPGRELRQKEFYRCTFQRGQFQESHWRQCKFEDCVFTGCDLTRARFDAAALRGVRFEGSKLMGIDWSSVSPNPEVSFEGSQLRYASFVGLSLRKTAFLRCTAQEANFFDLDLTDADFEGTELTGSNFRGCVLTRTDFAQAVGLVLDPARNRLKDTRVPMATAVSLAESLGMRVVGFGAETATPRARKKR, from the coding sequence GTGAGCACACTCCCCATGGACCCGGAGCAGGCAGCCCGGCTGGCGCGGCGGCTGGAGCACGAGGACACCTTCGAGCACGAGACGTTCGCCGACCTGGAACTGCCCGGGCGCGAGCTGCGCCAGAAGGAGTTCTACCGGTGCACGTTCCAGCGCGGTCAGTTCCAGGAGAGCCACTGGCGCCAGTGCAAGTTCGAGGACTGCGTCTTCACCGGGTGCGATCTCACCCGGGCGCGCTTCGACGCCGCGGCGCTGCGGGGCGTGCGCTTCGAGGGCTCGAAGTTGATGGGCATCGACTGGTCGAGCGTGTCACCCAACCCCGAGGTGAGCTTCGAGGGCTCCCAGCTGCGCTATGCCTCGTTCGTGGGGCTGAGCCTGCGCAAGACGGCCTTCCTGCGCTGCACGGCCCAGGAGGCCAACTTCTTCGATCTGGATCTGACGGACGCGGACTTCGAGGGCACGGAGCTCACGGGCAGCAACTTCCGCGGCTGCGTCCTCACCCGGACGGACTTCGCCCAGGCGGTGGGCCTCGTCCTGGATCCGGCGCGCAACCGGCTCAAGGACACCCGGGTCCCCATGGCCACGGCGGTGAGCCTGGCCGAGTCCCTGGGGATGCGCGTGGTGGGCTTCGGGGCGGAGACGGCCACGCCTCGCGCCCGGAAGAAGCGCTGA
- a CDS encoding fatty acid desaturase produces MKEPLSPPPPPGRLNVCLALGIISGGVGLQWLASRVESDGALLALGIAFSFLFLPLYSLLHEAEHRVFHANASVNEAFGVLLAAFFPGPFTFLRACHLGHHRRNRSDAEMFDLYYPSDNLAWKRVYFYFLYTGGFWVAVPLAVVSMLVWPRLLRGQVLKDPSTVAMLNGIPEGFFRRIRWECAGVVLLHAGLILGLGLSPGRYLLLYLLYGVNWSAQQYITHAASPRHVLDGAHNLRAARPYELLLLHFNWHLAHHQHPRVPWLYLPRYDDPSRERPGYLTAFLRFWRGPRLTERREADPDAWARESLRR; encoded by the coding sequence ATGAAGGAGCCCCTGTCTCCACCGCCGCCTCCGGGCCGCCTCAACGTCTGCCTGGCGCTGGGCATCATCTCCGGGGGCGTGGGGCTGCAGTGGCTCGCCTCCCGGGTGGAGAGCGACGGGGCGCTGCTGGCGCTGGGGATCGCGTTCTCGTTCCTCTTCCTGCCGCTGTACTCCCTGCTGCACGAGGCCGAGCACCGCGTCTTCCACGCGAACGCCTCGGTGAACGAGGCCTTTGGCGTGCTGCTGGCCGCCTTCTTCCCGGGGCCCTTCACCTTCCTGCGCGCGTGCCACCTGGGCCACCACCGGCGCAACCGCAGCGACGCGGAGATGTTCGACCTGTACTACCCCTCGGACAACCTCGCGTGGAAGCGGGTGTACTTCTACTTCCTTTATACGGGTGGCTTCTGGGTGGCCGTGCCGTTGGCGGTCGTGTCGATGCTGGTGTGGCCCCGGCTGCTGCGGGGCCAGGTGCTCAAGGATCCGTCCACGGTGGCGATGCTCAACGGCATCCCCGAGGGCTTCTTCCGCCGCATCCGGTGGGAGTGCGCGGGCGTGGTGCTCCTGCACGCGGGGCTCATCCTGGGCCTGGGCCTGTCCCCGGGCCGCTATCTGTTGCTCTACCTGCTCTATGGGGTGAACTGGTCGGCGCAGCAGTACATCACCCACGCGGCGAGCCCCCGGCACGTGCTGGACGGAGCGCACAACCTGCGCGCCGCCCGGCCCTACGAGCTGCTGCTGCTGCACTTCAACTGGCACCTGGCGCACCACCAGCACCCGCGCGTGCCGTGGCTGTACCTGCCGCGCTACGACGATCCGTCGCGCGAGCGGCCGGGCTACCTGACGGCCTTCCTGCGCTTCTGGCGCGGCCCCCGGCTCACGGAGCGGCGGGAAGCTGATCCGGATGCGTGGGCACGCGAATCTCTCCGGAGATGA
- a CDS encoding fatty acid desaturase family protein, which yields MSNTTIRFANKNAALFVDDVKARVAAYFEETGRSRNADRRMLFKTLVLLGGSVGVYAAILSGAFGPWAMLGLSVLLGVGMAGIGFSVAHDALHGAYSGNARVNRWLGYTFDLVGANGYMWKITHNVIHHTYTNIPGVDEDLTVSPLLRLSPGAPRTPIHRWQHVYCWFAYSLSTLNWVFVKDYQQFLKRDIGPYKDKKHSRREWTILVASKLFAYFWMIVLPLAVLPITWWQFAVGFLAMHLTAGIILGVIFQLAHVVEGIAYPAPDSSGQMEHAWLVHELHTTSNFAARNKWLSWFIGGLNYQIEHHLFPQVCSVHYPALSPLVRAAAEAHGIPYNYHPTLRAAMGSHYAMLKQLGRARPTPAVPPVMDPGGRAALR from the coding sequence ATGTCGAATACGACCATCCGCTTCGCCAACAAGAACGCCGCGCTGTTCGTCGATGACGTCAAGGCGCGCGTGGCCGCGTACTTCGAGGAGACGGGCCGCTCACGCAACGCCGACCGGCGCATGCTGTTCAAGACGCTGGTGCTGTTGGGGGGCTCGGTGGGGGTGTACGCGGCCATCCTCAGTGGCGCCTTCGGGCCCTGGGCGATGCTGGGCCTGTCGGTATTGCTCGGAGTGGGCATGGCTGGCATTGGCTTCTCGGTCGCGCACGATGCCCTGCACGGCGCCTACTCCGGCAACGCGCGTGTCAACCGGTGGCTGGGCTATACCTTCGACCTGGTGGGCGCCAATGGCTACATGTGGAAGATCACCCATAACGTGATCCATCACACGTATACGAACATCCCAGGGGTTGATGAGGATTTGACGGTCTCGCCGCTGTTGCGGCTGAGCCCGGGAGCGCCGCGGACCCCGATCCACCGCTGGCAGCATGTCTATTGTTGGTTCGCGTATAGTCTGTCGACGCTCAACTGGGTCTTCGTCAAGGACTATCAGCAGTTCTTGAAGCGAGACATCGGGCCCTACAAGGACAAGAAGCACAGCCGGCGCGAGTGGACGATCTTGGTCGCCTCGAAGCTCTTCGCCTACTTCTGGATGATCGTGCTTCCGCTCGCCGTGCTCCCCATCACCTGGTGGCAGTTCGCGGTGGGGTTCCTCGCGATGCACCTCACGGCGGGCATCATCCTCGGGGTCATCTTCCAGCTCGCCCACGTCGTCGAGGGCATCGCCTATCCGGCTCCGGATTCGAGCGGGCAGATGGAGCACGCGTGGCTCGTGCACGAGCTGCACACCACGTCCAACTTCGCCGCGCGCAACAAGTGGCTCTCGTGGTTCATCGGCGGGCTGAACTACCAGATCGAGCACCACCTGTTCCCCCAGGTGTGCAGCGTCCACTACCCGGCGCTCTCGCCCCTCGTGCGCGCCGCGGCCGAGGCCCACGGCATTCCCTACAACTACCACCCGACGCTGCGCGCGGCCATGGGCTCGCACTACGCGATGCTCAAGCAACTCGGCAGGGCCCGGCCCACGCCCGCGGTCCCCCCGGTAATGGACCCTGGGGGGCGTGCTGCCCTGAGGTAG
- a CDS encoding RNA polymerase factor sigma-32 gives MTQASSAFSSTDSLSTYLSEISHYALLTVQEEQALARRFKQGDLAAGHRLVTSNLRFAVKVSYEYRSYGLKMSDLIQEANIGLMKAVQKFDADKGIRLISYAVWWIRAYIQNYVLKNWSLVKLGTTQAQRRLFFALARTRRELEKLGSGDGCIVDAEEIARKLNVKATEVREMEQRMGGRDLSLDAPVGEEGDATHMDFVESESASQVDEVADRQEADMTRARIQQALTRLDPRERFIIEHRVMGDSEMTLSELGEHFGFSRERARQLEIRAKDKLKAELLSLMAEREQDAAIAG, from the coding sequence ATGACGCAGGCCTCCTCCGCCTTCTCCTCCACCGACTCCCTCTCCACGTACCTGTCGGAGATCAGCCACTACGCGCTGCTCACGGTGCAGGAGGAGCAGGCCCTGGCGCGGCGCTTCAAGCAGGGGGACCTGGCCGCGGGCCACCGCCTGGTGACGAGCAACCTGCGCTTCGCGGTGAAGGTGTCCTACGAGTACCGCTCCTACGGCCTGAAGATGTCCGACCTCATCCAGGAGGCGAACATCGGCCTGATGAAGGCGGTGCAGAAGTTCGACGCGGACAAGGGCATCCGCCTCATCTCCTACGCGGTGTGGTGGATCCGCGCCTACATCCAGAACTACGTCCTCAAGAACTGGAGCCTGGTGAAGCTGGGCACCACCCAGGCTCAGCGCCGGCTGTTCTTCGCGCTGGCCCGCACGCGCCGCGAGCTGGAGAAGCTGGGCTCGGGTGACGGTTGCATCGTGGACGCGGAGGAGATCGCCCGGAAGCTGAACGTGAAGGCCACCGAGGTGCGCGAGATGGAGCAGCGCATGGGCGGGCGGGACTTGTCGCTGGACGCGCCGGTGGGCGAGGAGGGCGACGCCACGCACATGGACTTCGTGGAGTCCGAGTCCGCTTCCCAGGTGGACGAGGTGGCCGACCGCCAGGAGGCCGACATGACGCGCGCCCGCATCCAGCAGGCGCTGACGCGGTTGGACCCGCGCGAGCGCTTCATCATCGAGCACCGGGTGATGGGCGACTCGGAGATGACGCTCAGCGAGCTGGGCGAGCACTTCGGCTTCTCGCGCGAGCGCGCCCGTCAGCTGGAGATCCGCGCCAAGGACAAGCTCAAGGCCGAGCTGCTGTCGCTCATGGCCGAGCGCGAGCAGGACGCCGCCATCGCCGGATAG
- a CDS encoding phosphatase PAP2 family protein — protein MAWLYRLNGHFAGRLLTTGVAIAATFQPYFWINDTLPPRFDFLTSLDTAIPFLPWTYALYSSFFALLLGAAWLLDGHEYLRMLGAVLLANAVCYLGFILFTAHYPRPPLDSIPPGFWREQFRRMHASDNAGNTFPSIHVATTMLGALRLRHHRGGALWMLWAVLISLSTLTVKQHFLVDVLGGLAVAWGVHAVWFRRKASAPARLEPAPPVEVRP, from the coding sequence ATGGCGTGGTTGTACCGTCTCAATGGGCACTTCGCGGGACGGCTGCTGACGACGGGGGTGGCCATCGCCGCCACCTTTCAGCCCTATTTCTGGATCAACGACACCCTGCCGCCGCGCTTCGACTTCCTCACGTCCCTGGACACGGCCATTCCCTTCCTGCCGTGGACGTACGCTCTTTATTCCAGCTTCTTCGCGCTGCTGCTCGGGGCGGCGTGGCTGCTGGACGGGCACGAGTACCTGCGAATGCTCGGAGCGGTGCTGCTGGCCAACGCCGTGTGCTACCTGGGCTTCATCCTCTTCACCGCGCACTACCCGCGGCCCCCGCTGGACAGCATCCCCCCGGGTTTCTGGCGGGAGCAGTTCCGGCGGATGCATGCCTCGGACAACGCGGGCAACACGTTCCCGAGCATCCACGTGGCCACCACCATGCTCGGCGCCCTGCGCCTGCGTCACCACCGGGGCGGCGCGCTGTGGATGCTGTGGGCGGTGCTCATCTCCTTGTCCACGTTGACGGTGAAGCAGCACTTCCTGGTGGATGTGCTCGGGGGGCTCGCGGTGGCCTGGGGCGTCCACGCGGTGTGGTTCCGCCGGAAGGCCTCGGCGCCCGCGCGGCTCGAGCCGGCACCCCCCGTGGAGGTCCGGCCATGA
- a CDS encoding complex I subunit 4 family protein yields the protein MGTLPLLSLLVVLPALGAAALLQVRQPERLRRVALGVAALTLAVTGGVLLLFQPSAVGPQLEESWFRVPGLGMVYRLGVDGMSVLALPLIALLTLGLVAAGPRHDLDRATLGVLLLTESMTLGFFCAEDLALMLVFFVGILVPVGQLIWRSAKAPSEARTLRTFRAYMVAGTLPLLLVTLGVGVAGWSAGAQAPFGLRELAERGLPESWRLPLFALLMLAVCVRMAVVPFHSWLPVLVARGPFGASVLLVNAHAGLYLLVRVVIPLLPEEWSRAGSALGALGLCCALYGSVLAMAQTDLRRVVGFLLVSQSGLLLTGLALGNTQGIAGALLQSVAAGIALTGLLLVVRAIEARTGTADMARLGGLVRRAPRLAAFFFLMGFASIGFPGTLSFVGEDLLLHGILGAHPLVALPLLLTTAINGVTLLRSFHRTFLGTPAHGHAPVVETVEDMLPRERWAVFALFFLMVVGGLMPGPLLRLRESHVEALVGHVAEAPQGGPAARPD from the coding sequence ATGGGGACGCTCCCTCTTCTCTCGTTGTTGGTGGTGTTGCCGGCGTTGGGTGCCGCGGCGCTGCTCCAGGTGCGACAGCCCGAGCGGCTGCGACGGGTGGCCCTGGGCGTGGCGGCGCTCACCCTGGCCGTCACCGGGGGGGTGTTGCTCCTCTTCCAGCCCTCGGCCGTGGGGCCGCAGTTGGAGGAGTCCTGGTTCCGAGTGCCGGGGCTCGGCATGGTGTACCGCCTGGGCGTGGATGGAATGAGCGTGCTCGCACTGCCGCTCATCGCGCTGCTCACGCTGGGTCTGGTGGCGGCCGGGCCGCGTCATGACCTGGACCGGGCCACCCTGGGGGTGCTGCTGCTCACCGAGAGCATGACCCTGGGCTTCTTCTGCGCCGAGGACCTGGCGCTGATGCTCGTCTTCTTCGTCGGCATCCTGGTGCCCGTGGGTCAGCTCATCTGGAGGAGCGCGAAGGCTCCCTCCGAGGCACGGACGCTGCGCACCTTCCGGGCGTACATGGTGGCGGGCACCCTCCCTCTCCTGCTGGTCACGCTCGGGGTGGGCGTGGCGGGCTGGAGCGCCGGGGCCCAGGCGCCGTTCGGCCTTCGGGAACTCGCCGAGCGGGGCCTGCCGGAGTCCTGGCGGTTGCCCCTCTTCGCCCTGCTGATGCTCGCGGTCTGCGTGCGCATGGCGGTGGTGCCCTTCCATTCGTGGCTGCCCGTGTTGGTGGCGCGCGGTCCCTTCGGAGCGAGCGTGCTGCTGGTGAACGCCCACGCGGGGCTCTACCTGCTCGTGCGCGTGGTCATCCCGCTGCTGCCGGAGGAGTGGAGCCGCGCGGGCTCGGCCCTGGGGGCGTTGGGCCTGTGCTGCGCGCTCTATGGCTCGGTGCTGGCGATGGCGCAGACGGATCTGCGCCGCGTGGTGGGCTTCCTGCTGGTGAGCCAGTCGGGGCTGCTGCTGACGGGCCTGGCGCTCGGCAACACGCAGGGCATCGCCGGAGCGCTCCTGCAGAGCGTGGCGGCGGGCATCGCCCTGACGGGCCTGCTCCTGGTGGTGCGGGCCATCGAGGCACGTACCGGCACCGCGGACATGGCGCGGCTGGGAGGACTCGTGCGCCGTGCCCCGCGGCTGGCGGCCTTCTTCTTCCTCATGGGCTTCGCGAGCATTGGCTTCCCGGGGACGCTGAGCTTCGTGGGCGAGGATCTGCTGCTGCACGGCATCCTGGGCGCCCATCCCCTGGTGGCGCTCCCCTTGCTGCTCACCACCGCCATCAACGGCGTCACCCTGCTGCGCTCCTTCCACCGCACGTTCCTGGGCACGCCCGCCCATGGCCATGCGCCCGTGGTGGAGACGGTGGAGGACATGCTGCCGCGCGAGCGCTGGGCGGTCTTCGCCCTGTTCTTCCTGATGGTGGTGGGTGGGCTGATGCCGGGGCCCTTGCTGCGCCTGCGCGAGTCCCACGTGGAGGCACTGGTCGGGCACGTGGCCGAGGCGCCACAGGGCGGCCCCGCGGCACGGCCCGACTGA
- a CDS encoding ISAs1 family transposase: MLTRLGVTFKQIVDPRASRGKRHELGAMLSLLVQGLATGRRVLRQVEALGADLVREGTGPVGLRGPVSDTTLDRLLSELKPEGLDKVLRQLVRTALERGVLRQDRMAAGVVSIDGKAGESTRGQAPCEPCHTLRDEQGQEYWYPFALRAALTSSGACPVLDQMMLEGKQGEATAFPKLLKRVVEKYGEHFKYVTGDAGLTSAANARAVREAGKHYVFAVKENFQRLHDVMWVALGTAPVQVTVRERARGEWVERQLRATRVPETEEFPEARQWVWVRSTREREGKLPEVETRLFITSVPGGELSGEQMLTLVRGHWGIENGPNWTADVVLEEDTGSASLRGQAPVVLSWLRLLAYNLLALVRTHLPPKDGRLVSYARTQEVLYQGLLGLAVLPESLAVLA, encoded by the coding sequence ATGTTGACGCGGTTGGGAGTAACGTTCAAGCAGATAGTGGACCCAAGGGCCAGCCGCGGCAAGAGGCACGAGTTGGGGGCGATGCTGTCGCTGCTGGTGCAAGGGCTGGCGACCGGGAGAAGAGTGCTGAGACAGGTAGAGGCGTTGGGTGCGGACCTGGTGCGCGAGGGGACAGGGCCAGTGGGATTGCGCGGACCGGTGTCGGACACGACCTTGGATAGACTGCTCAGTGAGCTCAAGCCCGAGGGGTTGGACAAGGTGCTGCGGCAGTTGGTGCGGACGGCGCTCGAGCGGGGAGTGCTGCGTCAGGACAGGATGGCGGCGGGAGTGGTGTCGATTGACGGCAAGGCGGGGGAGAGCACGCGAGGACAAGCGCCCTGTGAGCCATGTCACACACTGAGAGACGAGCAGGGGCAAGAGTATTGGTACCCCTTCGCGCTGCGAGCGGCGCTCACCAGCAGCGGAGCGTGCCCGGTGCTCGACCAGATGATGCTGGAGGGCAAGCAAGGAGAGGCGACGGCCTTCCCCAAGCTGCTGAAGCGGGTGGTGGAGAAGTATGGAGAGCACTTCAAGTACGTGACGGGGGACGCGGGGCTGACGAGCGCGGCGAACGCGAGAGCGGTGAGAGAGGCAGGCAAACATTATGTGTTCGCCGTGAAGGAGAACTTCCAGCGCTTGCATGACGTGATGTGGGTGGCGCTGGGGACAGCACCCGTACAGGTGACGGTGAGAGAGCGGGCGCGGGGCGAGTGGGTGGAGCGGCAGCTGAGAGCGACACGAGTGCCCGAGACAGAAGAGTTTCCAGAAGCGAGGCAATGGGTGTGGGTGCGCAGCACGCGGGAGCGGGAGGGGAAGTTGCCCGAGGTGGAGACACGGCTGTTTATAACGTCCGTACCTGGCGGGGAGTTGTCGGGAGAGCAGATGCTCACGCTGGTGAGAGGGCATTGGGGAATAGAGAATGGGCCCAACTGGACGGCGGACGTCGTGCTGGAGGAAGACACGGGCTCGGCCAGCTTGCGTGGGCAGGCGCCCGTGGTGCTCAGTTGGCTGAGGCTGCTGGCCTACAATCTGCTGGCGCTGGTGCGCACGCACCTGCCCCCAAAAGACGGCAGGCTCGTTTCTTACGCTCGCACCCAGGAAGTGCTCTACCAGGGCTTGCTGGGCCTGGCGGTGCTGCCGGAGAGTCTGGCCGTACTTGCCTGA
- a CDS encoding CBS domain-containing protein, protein MDGREQEQQEVAQAVMLFAKDTIMAALRVMQEHGVRQLPVVDEERGEWLGEVTEEELRRLWKVAPLISMAEVLSGTPQPKPTGPEVREVAPLLNFYRVPPSHWRH, encoded by the coding sequence ATGGATGGGCGGGAACAGGAGCAGCAGGAGGTGGCACAGGCGGTCATGCTGTTCGCCAAGGACACCATCATGGCGGCGCTCCGGGTGATGCAAGAGCACGGAGTGCGGCAGTTGCCCGTGGTGGACGAGGAGCGCGGTGAGTGGCTGGGCGAGGTCACCGAGGAGGAGTTGCGCCGCCTCTGGAAGGTGGCCCCCCTGATCAGCATGGCTGAAGTTCTTTCAGGCACGCCCCAGCCCAAGCCCACGGGGCCCGAGGTGCGAGAGGTCGCGCCGCTCTTGAACTTCTACCGGGTGCCGCCGAGCCATTGGCGGCACTGA